In Candidatus Sedimenticola sp. (ex Thyasira tokunagai), the following proteins share a genomic window:
- a CDS encoding chemotaxis protein CheD gives MIHITDSDPHRLFLEAGDVYATREEVFLSTLLGSCVSVCLYDPKTGVFGMNHFVLPRVPAGTEDDHSGRYGTNAMDILIHRMVELGAQPRHLIAKAFGGANLFSEEATGPRPPVVGEENARFIHAYLAKKEILLNASDLGGTKGRNILFSGRDFSVQVRRCSASQTLAVAHQARRYE, from the coding sequence ATGATCCACATAACTGACAGTGATCCCCATCGTCTCTTTCTTGAAGCCGGAGATGTCTATGCAACCCGGGAAGAGGTGTTCCTCTCCACTCTGCTCGGCTCCTGTGTCAGTGTCTGCCTCTATGACCCCAAAACAGGGGTCTTTGGTATGAACCATTTCGTGCTGCCACGAGTACCCGCCGGCACGGAGGATGATCACTCCGGCCGGTACGGCACTAACGCCATGGATATTTTGATCCATCGAATGGTTGAACTGGGGGCGCAGCCCAGACACCTGATTGCCAAGGCCTTTGGTGGTGCCAATCTGTTTTCCGAGGAAGCCACCGGCCCCCGGCCGCCTGTAGTTGGGGAAGAGAATGCCCGGTTTATACATGCCTACCTGGCAAAAAAAGAGATCCTTCTCAATGCATCTGATCTCGGGGGAACCAAGGGCCGGAACATTCTCTTTTCAGGCAGGGATTTCAGTGTTCAGGTAAGGCGCTGTTCGGCTAGCCAAACGTTGGCAGTGGCCCACCAGGCACGCCGTTACGAATGA
- a CDS encoding chemotaxis protein CheW: protein MMNDSRGHDDGGQNIPESAEVAQYLTLTTGDEQFAIGISGVKEIIEVTTVTRVPMVPDFIRGVINLRGNVVPVVDLSVRLGRRRSILTKRSCIILVEIETAEHRQLLGMLVDSVNEILEIAQSDIKAPPSFGADIRTDFIERMGRVGDHFIILLSVSNVLSVAELALLDKLVRGDLDTSGEQELIGS, encoded by the coding sequence ATGATGAACGATTCAAGAGGGCATGATGACGGTGGTCAGAATATCCCCGAATCGGCAGAGGTCGCCCAGTATCTGACCCTTACCACTGGAGACGAGCAGTTCGCCATCGGTATCTCCGGCGTAAAAGAGATCATCGAGGTGACCACGGTCACTCGGGTTCCCATGGTTCCCGACTTTATCCGTGGGGTCATCAACCTACGTGGCAACGTAGTGCCCGTGGTGGACCTGTCGGTGCGCCTGGGGCGCCGGCGGAGTATTCTGACAAAGCGCAGCTGTATCATACTGGTCGAGATTGAGACCGCCGAACACCGGCAACTATTGGGGATGCTGGTGGACTCGGTGAATGAGATTCTCGAGATAGCCCAGTCGGATATAAAGGCGCCACCCTCTTTTGGCGCTGATATCCGCACAGACTTCATCGAGCGCATGGGGCGCGTGGGGGATCATTTCATTATTTTGCTGAGTGTTTCCAATGTGCTGTCGGTGGCTGAGTTGGCGCTGCTGGATAAACTGGTAAGAGGTGACCTGGATACCTCTGGAGAGCAGGAGTTGATAGGGAGCTAA
- a CDS encoding chemotaxis response regulator protein-glutamate methylesterase: protein MKPIGVMVVDDSAVVRQVLVELLSSVPGIEVIATAQDPIFAMQQMKKQWPDVIILDVEMPRMDGITFLKKIMSEHPTPVVMCSSVTTQGGKQAIQAMAAGAVEIITKPKLGVKAFLGESRNLLINAVKAAAMARVKVVSGATKPVITPKLSVDAMVAPATVGTALNGRERFIVIGASTGGTQALEIVLTGLLPTAPGVVVVQHMPERFTKAFAERLNSICQVEVMEAEQNDQVIRGRVLIAPGSAHLLIRNMKGEYRVEVKDGPLISRHRPSVDVLFRSAAQAAGPNAVGIIMTGMGDDGATGLKEMHDAGALTIAQDEASCVVYGMPKEAKRRGAVDASLPLDALAKAIMQGVPRNHNHS from the coding sequence ATGAAACCTATAGGCGTCATGGTTGTAGATGACTCTGCCGTAGTACGGCAGGTGTTGGTAGAGCTCTTGAGCAGTGTCCCGGGGATCGAGGTAATAGCCACAGCGCAGGATCCCATATTTGCCATGCAACAGATGAAAAAACAGTGGCCGGATGTCATCATTCTGGATGTGGAGATGCCTCGCATGGATGGCATCACCTTCCTCAAAAAGATCATGTCCGAGCACCCTACACCGGTGGTAATGTGCTCTTCTGTGACGACACAGGGTGGCAAGCAGGCCATACAGGCGATGGCGGCAGGTGCTGTAGAGATCATCACCAAACCCAAACTGGGTGTGAAGGCGTTTCTTGGTGAGTCCAGGAACCTGCTGATCAATGCCGTCAAGGCAGCAGCCATGGCGCGCGTAAAGGTTGTTTCGGGAGCCACCAAACCGGTCATCACACCAAAGTTGAGCGTGGATGCGATGGTCGCACCTGCAACGGTCGGAACCGCTCTTAATGGCCGGGAACGGTTTATCGTGATCGGTGCCTCAACCGGAGGCACACAAGCACTGGAAATCGTGCTTACCGGGCTGTTGCCCACCGCCCCGGGAGTGGTGGTGGTGCAGCACATGCCGGAACGCTTTACCAAGGCCTTTGCAGAACGTTTGAACAGCATCTGCCAGGTGGAGGTGATGGAGGCGGAGCAGAACGACCAGGTGATACGAGGGCGGGTGTTGATTGCACCCGGCAGCGCCCACCTGCTGATTCGCAATATGAAAGGGGAGTACCGCGTAGAGGTCAAGGACGGCCCCCTGATCAGTCGTCATCGTCCCTCTGTTGATGTGCTGTTTCGTTCGGCAGCGCAGGCAGCCGGCCCCAATGCAGTTGGCATCATCATGACCGGCATGGGTGATGACGGTGCCACAGGCCTGAAGGAGATGCATGATGCCGGGGCACTAACCATCGCTCAGGACGAGGCCAGTTGCGTGGTCTATGGCATGCCGAAGGAGGCGAAGAGACGTGGGGCAGTAGATGCCAGCCTGCCGCTGGATGCGTTGGCCAAAGCGATCATGCAGGGTGTACCACGCAATCACAATCATTCGTAA
- the gatA gene encoding Asp-tRNA(Asn)/Glu-tRNA(Gln) amidotransferase subunit GatA: protein MHSKSIVELAAGLRAGDFSSVELTQAYLDRIAQQNEQLNCLITLSAESALEEAAAADVAIRGGGAGPLTGIPIVHKDIFCTSGIRTSCGSRMLDNFIAPYDATVVSKLKAAGTILLGKANMDEFAMGSSNETSYYGPVRNPWDTDAVPGGSSGGSAAAVAARLCAAATGTDTGGSIRQPAALCGITGLKPTYGRVSRYGMIAFASSLDQGGPMTRSAEDAAAMLQVMAGFDSRDSTSADQPVPDYSADLNSDIAGLKIGLPKEYFGEGLDPRVAASIEAAIDEYKRLGAEVVEISLPNSQLAVPTYYVVAPAECSSNLSRFDGVRFGHRCEEPKDLEDLYKRSRGEGFGAEVKRRIMIGAYALSAGYYDAYYLKAQQTRQLISDDFCEAFKRVDVIMGPATPSTAFAIGEKSDDPVTMYLSDIYTIAANLAGLPGISIPAAPVGGKPVGLQIIGNYFQEAQLLNVAHRFQRVTEYHKAEPTRA, encoded by the coding sequence ATGCATAGCAAAAGTATTGTCGAGCTTGCCGCCGGACTGCGTGCCGGTGATTTCTCCAGCGTAGAGCTGACCCAGGCCTACCTTGATCGTATCGCCCAGCAGAATGAACAGCTCAACTGTCTGATCACCCTGTCGGCGGAGAGCGCCCTGGAAGAGGCGGCGGCGGCGGATGTGGCGATTCGTGGTGGGGGAGCGGGACCGTTGACCGGCATCCCCATCGTTCACAAGGATATCTTCTGTACCTCAGGTATCAGAACCAGTTGCGGTTCACGCATGCTGGATAATTTTATTGCCCCCTATGACGCCACGGTGGTGTCAAAGCTGAAGGCGGCGGGCACTATCCTGTTGGGCAAGGCCAATATGGACGAGTTCGCCATGGGCTCTTCCAACGAGACCAGTTACTACGGCCCGGTGCGTAACCCCTGGGATACCGACGCCGTGCCAGGCGGCTCCTCCGGTGGTTCAGCGGCGGCGGTGGCGGCAAGACTTTGCGCCGCAGCGACCGGCACCGATACCGGCGGTTCCATTCGGCAGCCCGCCGCACTCTGCGGTATTACCGGTTTGAAACCCACCTACGGTCGGGTCTCCCGTTACGGCATGATCGCCTTCGCCTCGTCTCTCGATCAGGGCGGGCCGATGACTCGCAGTGCCGAGGATGCAGCCGCCATGCTGCAGGTGATGGCGGGCTTTGACTCGCGCGACTCCACTAGTGCCGATCAGCCGGTGCCGGACTATTCGGCCGACCTCAACAGTGATATTGCCGGCCTGAAAATCGGCCTGCCGAAAGAGTATTTCGGTGAGGGGCTCGATCCCCGGGTGGCGGCTTCGATCGAAGCAGCTATCGATGAGTACAAACGACTGGGTGCAGAAGTGGTGGAGATCAGTCTGCCCAACAGTCAGTTGGCGGTACCCACCTACTACGTGGTGGCGCCGGCGGAGTGCTCATCAAATCTGTCACGCTTCGACGGTGTGCGCTTTGGCCATCGTTGTGAAGAGCCAAAGGATCTCGAAGATCTCTATAAGCGCTCTCGGGGTGAAGGTTTCGGAGCCGAGGTGAAGCGCCGCATTATGATTGGTGCCTATGCCCTCTCGGCCGGTTACTACGATGCTTACTATTTGAAAGCTCAGCAGACCAGGCAGCTGATTTCGGACGATTTCTGTGAAGCCTTCAAGCGGGTCGACGTGATCATGGGACCGGCCACCCCCTCCACCGCATTCGCTATCGGCGAGAAGTCCGATGATCCAGTGACCATGTACCTGTCGGACATCTACACAATTGCGGCCAATCTGGCCGGACTTCCCGGTATCTCCATTCCGGCGGCGCCGGTTGGGGGCAAGCCGGTGGGACTGCAGATTATCGGCAACTATTTCCAAGAGGCGCAGCTACTCAATGTGGCGCATCGCTTCCAGCGGGTGACTGAGTACCATAAGGCAGAGCCTACTCGGGCGTGA
- a CDS encoding protein-glutamate O-methyltransferase CheR, whose amino-acid sequence MEIQPITNRQFNCFRQLFHELAGIDFSVTKKMLVAGRLMKRLKHYNLGTYDEYFHLVTSGQAPDELTTMVGLLTTNETHFFREPAHFNYLQTEVLPPLRRRGMVRIWSAASSSGEEPYSIAMAMAATFLATTWEVLGSDINQEMLERARAGIYPIKQSDEIPEHFLRRYCLKGVRSMGDTLLIDREIRQRVNFRYINLVDELPNIGSFDVIFLRNVLIYFNRENKRTIVNNVSRVLKPGGYLIVGHSETLHGICDEAKLVKLVKPTIYQKRGITHREDNK is encoded by the coding sequence GTGGAGATCCAGCCCATCACCAACAGGCAGTTCAACTGTTTCAGGCAGTTGTTTCACGAGTTGGCAGGTATCGATTTTTCGGTAACCAAAAAAATGCTGGTGGCTGGGCGCCTGATGAAGCGCCTCAAACACTACAATCTCGGCACCTACGACGAGTACTTTCATCTGGTTACCAGTGGGCAGGCTCCCGATGAACTGACGACCATGGTGGGATTGTTGACCACGAATGAAACCCACTTCTTCAGGGAGCCTGCCCACTTCAATTATCTACAGACAGAGGTACTGCCACCGTTGAGGCGACGGGGCATGGTCCGGATATGGAGTGCCGCCTCATCCTCTGGAGAGGAGCCCTACAGCATCGCCATGGCCATGGCAGCGACCTTTCTTGCAACGACCTGGGAGGTTCTGGGTTCAGATATCAACCAAGAGATGCTGGAACGTGCACGAGCGGGTATCTATCCGATCAAGCAAAGTGATGAGATTCCCGAGCACTTTCTGCGGCGCTACTGTCTCAAGGGTGTGCGCAGCATGGGAGATACGCTTTTAATAGACAGGGAGATACGGCAGCGAGTTAATTTCCGCTATATCAATCTGGTGGATGAACTGCCAAATATCGGCTCGTTCGATGTCATATTCCTGAGGAATGTGCTGATCTATTTCAATAGGGAAAACAAGCGCACCATTGTGAACAATGTGTCCCGCGTGTTGAAACCTGGTGGATATCTGATAGTGGGTCATTCCGAGACTTTGCATGGTATCTGCGATGAGGCAAAGCTGGTGAAATTGGTGAAACCGACCATATACCAGAAGAGGGGAATAACCCACAGGGAAGATAATAAATGA
- the gatC gene encoding Asp-tRNA(Asn)/Glu-tRNA(Gln) amidotransferase subunit GatC, translating into MSLERSDVEKIAHLARLAVSEDELDSVASDLSNILDLVEQMSAVDTTGVEPMAHPLHMAQRLREDIVTEGDQRELFQSIAPETEEGLYLVPRVIE; encoded by the coding sequence ATGTCGTTGGAAAGGTCTGATGTAGAGAAGATCGCTCACCTTGCCCGTTTGGCGGTAAGTGAAGACGAGCTGGATTCGGTCGCCAGTGACCTCTCAAATATTCTTGATTTGGTAGAGCAGATGAGTGCGGTGGATACCACCGGGGTTGAGCCCATGGCACACCCGCTTCATATGGCGCAACGACTGCGCGAGGATATAGTGACCGAGGGCGACCAGCGTGAACTGTTTCAGTCTATCGCCCCAGAGACCGAAGAGGGGCTCTATCTGGTGCCCAGGGTGATTGAGTGA
- a CDS encoding diguanylate cyclase, translated as MEPLSKVLIVDDSHSITQFLTAYISEHVGISSEVASSLAETRELLSSDPARFFIAVLDLNLPDAPDGKVVDEVLAMGIPVIVLSGNLSDEIRDQMLEKRVVDYVVKSNANEIQHVAEIIMRIRENRSVEILVVDDSRSFRKYVAELLLAHQFQVLMANDGLEALEVLKEHPDVSLVLTDYHMPNMDGLELIREIRRTQGRNELAIIGVSDRASPLLSAKLLKTGANDFVTKPFMLEEFYCRVTQNVETIQHIRTIKESAVRDYLTQVYNRRHLFESGYKLYENAKRQNLSLVAAMVDIDHFKKVNDTYGHHIGDVALQRVAAALEDSVRSSDLLGRYGGEEFCILVTAMPDNQSTDFFERIRKKIEDIRIPHQGEELQFTVADRHGRLKAEAISPR; from the coding sequence ATGGAGCCATTGAGCAAAGTCCTCATCGTAGACGATAGTCACTCGATCACGCAGTTTCTCACTGCGTATATCAGTGAACATGTCGGCATCAGTTCCGAGGTCGCATCCAGCCTGGCGGAAACTCGGGAGTTGCTGAGCTCTGATCCTGCACGCTTCTTCATTGCCGTATTGGACCTGAATCTTCCCGATGCACCGGATGGTAAGGTGGTGGATGAGGTACTGGCCATGGGCATCCCCGTCATTGTCTTGTCCGGCAATCTGAGTGACGAGATAAGGGATCAGATGCTCGAAAAGCGTGTGGTGGACTACGTGGTCAAGAGCAACGCCAATGAGATTCAGCATGTAGCCGAGATCATCATGCGTATCCGGGAAAACCGCTCGGTAGAGATCTTGGTGGTGGATGACTCCAGGTCCTTCCGCAAGTACGTGGCCGAATTGTTGCTCGCTCATCAGTTCCAGGTTCTGATGGCCAATGACGGTCTGGAAGCGCTCGAGGTACTGAAGGAACACCCGGACGTGAGCCTGGTGCTCACGGACTACCATATGCCGAATATGGATGGCCTGGAGCTTATCCGTGAGATCCGGCGGACCCAGGGCCGCAACGAACTGGCCATTATCGGCGTCTCGGACCGGGCCTCACCCTTGCTCTCTGCCAAATTGCTCAAGACCGGTGCCAATGACTTTGTCACCAAGCCCTTTATGCTCGAGGAGTTCTACTGCCGGGTCACCCAGAACGTGGAAACCATCCAGCACATCCGCACCATCAAGGAGTCAGCGGTAAGAGACTACCTGACCCAGGTCTATAATCGCCGCCACCTGTTCGAGTCAGGCTACAAGCTGTACGAGAATGCAAAACGCCAAAACCTCAGCCTGGTGGCCGCCATGGTGGATATTGATCACTTCAAGAAGGTCAATGACACCTATGGTCACCATATTGGCGATGTGGCTCTGCAACGCGTGGCTGCTGCACTGGAAGACAGTGTTCGTTCATCCGACCTGCTTGGGCGCTATGGTGGTGAGGAGTTCTGTATTCTGGTTACCGCTATGCCGGACAATCAAAGCACAGATTTTTTTGAACGTATTCGTAAAAAAATTGAAGACATCCGCATCCCTCACCAGGGGGAGGAGTTGCAATTTACCGTCGCTGATCGCCATGGAAGGCTGAAAGCCGAGGCGATTAGTCCCCGATAG
- the gatB gene encoding Asp-tRNA(Asn)/Glu-tRNA(Gln) amidotransferase subunit GatB → MQWETVIGLEIHAQLATKSKIFSGASTAFGSAPNTQACNVDLGMPGVLPVLNKEVVKMAVTFGCAIGAELGRRSVFARKNYFYPDLPKGYQISQFELPIVGKGAVEILLESGDAKTVGVTRAHLEEDAGKSLHEDFHGKSGVDLNRAGTPLLEIVSEPDMSSAKEAVAYARKVHQIVQYLGICDGNMAEGSFRCDANVSVRLPGDELGTRAELKNLNSFRFLERAINIEVERQIDVIESGGKVVQETRLYDANKDETRSMRSKEEANDYRYFPDPDLLPVELDDTLIGAITKALPELPDAKRARFCSDYGLKPYDAEALTASKSLADYFEMAAADADAKLAANWVMGELAGALNRENLDVEASPVSAELLGGMLRRISDNTISGKIAKEVFEAMWRGEGSADEIIEAKGLKQITDSGAIESIVDEVLAANAQQVENYRSADEKKRPKMMGFFVGQVMKASKGKANPQQVNQLLREKL, encoded by the coding sequence ATGCAATGGGAAACTGTAATCGGGCTTGAGATACACGCCCAACTGGCGACCAAATCGAAGATCTTCTCAGGTGCGTCGACCGCATTCGGCTCTGCGCCCAATACCCAGGCCTGTAATGTAGATTTGGGGATGCCCGGTGTATTGCCAGTGCTCAACAAAGAGGTGGTGAAGATGGCGGTCACTTTTGGCTGTGCCATCGGTGCAGAGCTTGGGCGTCGCTCGGTGTTTGCACGTAAAAACTACTTCTATCCCGATCTGCCCAAGGGCTACCAGATCAGCCAGTTTGAGCTGCCTATCGTCGGCAAAGGTGCGGTGGAGATCCTACTGGAGAGCGGCGATGCCAAGACGGTTGGTGTCACCCGCGCCCATCTGGAAGAGGATGCCGGTAAATCACTGCACGAGGATTTCCACGGCAAGAGCGGTGTCGATCTCAATCGCGCCGGCACACCCTTGCTGGAGATCGTCTCAGAGCCTGATATGAGCTCTGCCAAAGAGGCGGTGGCCTATGCCCGCAAGGTTCATCAGATCGTCCAGTATCTCGGTATCTGTGACGGCAACATGGCTGAGGGTTCTTTCCGCTGTGATGCCAATGTCTCTGTCCGCCTGCCTGGTGATGAGCTGGGTACCCGTGCCGAGCTGAAGAATCTCAACTCGTTCCGCTTTCTTGAACGCGCCATCAATATTGAGGTGGAACGTCAGATCGATGTTATCGAATCGGGTGGCAAGGTGGTCCAGGAGACTCGTCTCTACGATGCCAACAAGGATGAGACCCGTTCCATGCGCTCCAAGGAGGAGGCCAACGACTACCGCTATTTCCCCGATCCGGATCTGCTGCCGGTGGAACTGGATGACACCCTTATCGGTGCCATCACCAAGGCACTGCCGGAGTTGCCGGATGCCAAGCGGGCACGCTTCTGCAGCGATTATGGACTCAAGCCCTACGATGCCGAGGCACTGACCGCGAGTAAATCCCTGGCGGATTACTTCGAAATGGCCGCTGCTGACGCCGATGCCAAGTTGGCGGCCAACTGGGTGATGGGTGAGCTTGCCGGTGCACTCAACAGGGAGAATCTGGATGTCGAGGCGAGCCCGGTAAGCGCGGAGTTGCTTGGCGGTATGCTGCGCAGGATCAGTGACAACACCATCTCCGGCAAGATTGCCAAAGAGGTGTTCGAGGCGATGTGGCGGGGCGAGGGTAGTGCCGATGAGATCATCGAAGCCAAGGGGCTGAAGCAGATTACCGACAGTGGTGCCATCGAATCCATTGTCGATGAGGTGTTGGCCGCTAATGCACAGCAGGTGGAGAACTACCGCAGTGCCGACGAGAAGAAGCGCCCAAAGATGATGGGCTTCTTCGTTGGTCAGGTGATGAAAGCGTCGAAAGGGAAGGCCAACCCACAGCAGGTTAATCAGTTGTTGCGGGAGAAGCTGTAA
- the mreC gene encoding rod shape-determining protein MreC codes for MFSLALMIMDHRQNHLEAVRSTLATLLSPLLYVVNLPRTVGEWADETLTTRESLQRSNETLRRENLLLKAEQQKMAALESENTRLRNLLDSSFRIGERVLIAELMAIELDPYRQQVMINKGTNSGVFQGQPVLDAGGVMGQVVHVHRSSSSVLMITDISHALPVQINRNGLRTIAMGTGRINSLDLPNLPNNADIREGDLLVTSGLGGRFPAGYPVARITTVIHKPGEPFADVEAQPVAHLDRTREALLVWTLEPYDELPAAADMKEKSDGETTK; via the coding sequence GTGTTCTCGCTTGCCCTGATGATCATGGATCACCGGCAAAACCATCTTGAGGCTGTACGCTCGACGCTCGCCACTCTGCTGTCACCGTTACTCTATGTCGTAAATCTGCCACGTACTGTAGGTGAGTGGGCCGACGAAACCCTTACCACCCGGGAAAGTCTGCAGAGATCAAACGAGACTCTGCGCAGAGAGAATCTGCTGCTCAAAGCTGAGCAACAGAAGATGGCCGCACTGGAATCGGAAAATACTCGCCTGCGCAATCTGCTGGACTCATCCTTCAGGATAGGTGAACGAGTACTGATCGCTGAGTTGATGGCAATTGAGCTGGACCCCTATCGCCAGCAGGTGATGATCAACAAGGGGACCAACTCCGGGGTGTTCCAGGGCCAGCCGGTGCTGGATGCCGGTGGCGTAATGGGACAGGTGGTTCATGTTCACCGATCATCCTCATCTGTGCTGATGATCACCGATATCAGCCACGCACTGCCGGTACAGATCAACCGTAATGGGCTGCGCACTATCGCCATGGGAACCGGCCGTATCAACTCCCTTGATCTGCCCAATCTACCGAACAACGCGGATATCCGCGAGGGTGATCTGTTGGTCACTTCAGGGCTCGGCGGCCGTTTTCCGGCAGGTTATCCAGTGGCCAGAATCACCACTGTAATACACAAACCTGGAGAGCCGTTCGCCGATGTCGAGGCACAACCGGTAGCTCACCTTGATCGTACCCGTGAGGCACTGCTGGTGTGGACACTGGAGCCTTACGATGAGCTTCCTGCGGCGGCTGACATGAAAGAGAAGAGTGACGGAGAGACGACAAAATGA
- a CDS encoding rod shape-determining protein: MLFRRIRGLFSNDLSIDLGTANTLIYARGQGIVLDEPSVVAIRQDRGPGGGKSVAAVGEEAKLMLGRTPSNITAIRPMKDGVIADFTVTEKMLQHFIHKVHESKIIRPSPRVLVCVPCGSTQVERRAIRESAAGAGAREVYLIEEPMSAAIGAGLPVDEARGSMVLDIGGGTSEVAIISLNGIVYSNSVRVGGDRFDEAIINYVRRNYGTLIGEATAERIKKEIGSAFPGNEVKEMEIKGRNLAEGIPRSFTLNSNEILEALQEPLSGIVGAVKAALEQTPPELGADVAECGIVLTGGGALLRDIDRLLQEETGLPVLISEDPLTCVARGGGRALEMLDERGGDMLFALD; encoded by the coding sequence ATGTTGTTCAGACGCATACGCGGTCTTTTTTCAAACGACCTCTCCATCGACCTAGGCACCGCAAACACCTTAATCTACGCACGCGGCCAGGGCATCGTCCTTGATGAACCCTCAGTTGTCGCCATTCGCCAGGATCGCGGGCCGGGCGGCGGTAAGTCGGTCGCCGCCGTCGGTGAAGAGGCGAAACTGATGCTGGGGCGCACACCGAGCAACATCACCGCCATCCGGCCGATGAAAGATGGCGTCATTGCCGATTTCACCGTCACCGAGAAGATGCTGCAGCACTTTATACACAAGGTGCACGAAAGCAAAATCATCCGCCCCAGCCCCAGAGTGCTGGTGTGCGTGCCCTGCGGCTCAACCCAGGTGGAGCGCCGCGCCATTCGCGAATCAGCCGCCGGCGCGGGCGCCCGCGAGGTTTACCTTATCGAGGAGCCGATGTCGGCCGCCATCGGTGCCGGCCTGCCGGTGGACGAGGCCCGCGGCTCAATGGTCTTGGATATTGGTGGCGGCACCTCCGAGGTGGCGATCATCTCCCTCAACGGCATCGTCTACTCCAACTCGGTGCGCGTCGGCGGCGACCGTTTTGATGAGGCGATTATCAACTACGTCCGTCGTAACTACGGCACCCTGATCGGTGAAGCCACTGCAGAGCGTATCAAGAAAGAGATCGGCTCCGCCTTCCCCGGCAACGAGGTTAAGGAGATGGAGATCAAGGGTCGAAATCTGGCTGAGGGTATCCCCCGCAGCTTTACCCTCAACAGTAACGAGATTCTGGAAGCACTGCAGGAGCCCCTCTCCGGCATCGTCGGCGCCGTCAAGGCGGCACTGGAGCAGACGCCACCGGAACTGGGGGCAGATGTTGCTGAGTGCGGCATTGTTCTCACCGGCGGCGGCGCCCTGCTGCGTGATATCGACCGTCTGCTGCAAGAGGAGACCGGGCTGCCTGTACTCATTTCCGAGGATCCCCTCACCTGTGTCGCACGAGGCGGTGGACGTGCTTTGGAGATGCTGGATGAACGGGGCGGCGACATGCTGTTTGCTCTCGACTGA